From Streptomyces fungicidicus, one genomic window encodes:
- a CDS encoding pyridoxamine 5'-phosphate oxidase family protein → MQGTQPQQRDDATYPPTERTVPTRSPGRASYDKELVHAILDEGYVCHLGFVRDGAPVVLPTLYARAGERLYVHGSTGSRPLRAARQADPGLQVCLTVTHVDGLVLARSAFHHSINYRSVVVHGTAYDVTDAEEKRQALDALVDQVVPGRAADSRPADKKELAATAVIRLDLDEVSAKLRTGGVNDEPEDLALPHWAGVVPLRKGYGTPLADPGLAPGTALPGYLTAL, encoded by the coding sequence CCGTCCCCACCCGCTCCCCCGGCCGGGCCTCGTACGACAAGGAACTGGTGCACGCGATACTCGACGAGGGCTACGTCTGCCACCTCGGCTTCGTCCGGGACGGCGCGCCGGTCGTGCTGCCCACGCTGTACGCCCGGGCCGGCGAGCGTCTCTACGTGCACGGTTCGACCGGCTCGCGCCCGCTGCGCGCGGCGCGGCAGGCCGACCCCGGGCTCCAGGTCTGCCTGACGGTCACCCACGTCGACGGGCTGGTGCTGGCCCGCTCGGCCTTCCACCACTCGATCAACTACCGCTCCGTGGTGGTGCACGGCACGGCGTACGACGTGACCGACGCCGAGGAGAAGCGGCAGGCGCTCGACGCCCTGGTCGACCAGGTGGTACCGGGCCGCGCCGCCGACTCCCGCCCGGCCGACAAGAAGGAGCTGGCCGCGACGGCGGTCATCCGCCTCGACCTGGACGAGGTCTCAGCGAAGCTCCGCACCGGCGGCGTCAACGACGAACCCGAGGACCTCGCCCTCCCCCACTGGGCCGGTGTGGTTCCCCTCCGCAAGGGCTACGGCACCCCGCTCGCCGACCCGGGGCTGGCACCCGGCACCGCGCTGCCCGGTTACCTGACGGCCCTGTGA
- a CDS encoding DMT family transporter: protein MSNAVSGLPVGRGLLYLIVAGAAWGTAGAAASLVYRTSDMGPVALSFWRCAVGLVLLLGARLLSRRTRTAARQPLGRRVLRAAATGIGLAVFQTAYFAAVSATGLAVATVVTLGAGPVLIALGARLTMGERLGRGGLAAVAGALAGLVVLVLGGGRTTVDPWGVLLALLSAAGYSAMTLLTRWWGRDGGTDSSGTTVGAFAVTSLVLLPFAAVEGLVPHTEAPGVLLCLLAYVASVPTALAYGLYFAGAAVVRSATVSVIMLLEPVSAAVLAVALLGERLTAATLAGTLLMLGSVAGLAVGEARDARAARGSEPEAAPA from the coding sequence GTGTCGAACGCCGTCTCCGGCCTGCCCGTCGGGCGAGGCCTCCTCTATCTGATCGTCGCCGGTGCCGCCTGGGGCACCGCGGGCGCCGCCGCCTCACTGGTCTACCGGACCAGCGACATGGGGCCCGTCGCCCTCTCCTTCTGGCGCTGCGCCGTGGGCCTCGTGCTGCTGCTCGGCGCTCGGCTCCTGTCCCGTCGCACCCGGACCGCCGCGCGGCAGCCGCTCGGCCGCCGGGTGCTGCGGGCCGCGGCCACCGGGATCGGGCTCGCGGTCTTCCAGACCGCCTACTTCGCGGCCGTCTCCGCCACGGGCCTCGCCGTGGCGACCGTCGTCACCCTCGGCGCCGGACCCGTGCTGATCGCGCTCGGCGCACGGCTGACCATGGGCGAGCGGCTGGGGCGCGGCGGCCTGGCCGCCGTCGCGGGCGCGCTCGCCGGACTCGTCGTGCTCGTCCTCGGCGGCGGGCGGACGACCGTGGACCCGTGGGGCGTGCTGCTCGCCCTGCTGTCCGCGGCCGGCTACTCGGCGATGACGCTGCTCACCCGCTGGTGGGGGCGCGACGGTGGCACGGACTCCTCCGGTACGACCGTGGGGGCGTTCGCCGTCACCAGCCTGGTGCTGCTGCCGTTCGCCGCGGTCGAGGGACTGGTGCCGCACACCGAGGCGCCCGGGGTGCTGCTGTGCCTGCTGGCGTACGTCGCCTCCGTGCCGACGGCGCTCGCGTACGGGCTCTACTTCGCCGGCGCGGCCGTCGTACGCTCGGCGACCGTGTCCGTGATCATGCTGCTGGAGCCGGTGAGCGCGGCGGTGCTCGCGGTCGCCCTGCTCGGTGAGCGGCTCACGGCGGCCACCCTGGCGGGCACGCTGCTGATGCTCGGTTCGGTCGCGGGCCTCGCGGTGGGCGAGGCCCGCGACGCGAGGGCTGCCCGCGGGTCGGAGCCGGAGGCGGCCCCGGCTTGA
- a CDS encoding EamA family transporter: protein MPVPTSVSTRSDHRKGVGLGLALLSALAFGGSGVAAKPLIEAGLDPLHVVWLRVAGAALVMLPLAVRHRGLLRRRPGLLAGFGLFAVAGVQAFYFAALSRIPVGVALLVEYLAPALVLGWVRFVQRRPVTRAAAVGVVLAVGGLACVVEVWAGLGFDALGLLLALGAACCQVGYFVLSDQGSDGDEAPDPLGVIAYGLLIGAAVLTAVARPWSMDWSVLTGSAEMNGTPVAAAVLLGWIVLVATVVAYVTGVVSVRRLSPQVAGVVACLEAVIATVLAWVLLGEHLSAPQIVGGAVVLTGAFIAQSSAPSKGTGTPVAAGGPERELSVPGTTA, encoded by the coding sequence GTGCCGGTGCCTACGTCTGTCAGTACCCGGAGCGACCACAGGAAGGGCGTCGGACTCGGTCTCGCGCTGCTGTCCGCGCTGGCCTTCGGGGGTTCCGGTGTCGCGGCCAAGCCGCTGATCGAGGCGGGTCTCGACCCGCTCCACGTGGTGTGGCTGCGGGTGGCGGGCGCGGCGCTCGTCATGCTGCCGCTGGCGGTGCGCCACCGTGGACTGCTGCGCCGCAGGCCGGGGCTGCTCGCCGGGTTCGGCCTGTTCGCCGTGGCCGGTGTCCAGGCCTTCTACTTCGCCGCCCTGTCCCGCATCCCCGTAGGGGTCGCCCTGCTGGTCGAGTATCTGGCGCCGGCGCTGGTGCTCGGCTGGGTGCGGTTCGTGCAGCGGCGGCCGGTGACCCGCGCCGCCGCGGTCGGCGTGGTGCTGGCCGTGGGCGGTCTCGCCTGTGTGGTCGAGGTGTGGGCGGGCCTCGGGTTCGACGCGCTCGGACTGCTGCTCGCGCTCGGTGCGGCCTGCTGCCAGGTCGGCTACTTCGTCCTGTCCGACCAGGGCAGCGACGGCGACGAGGCCCCCGACCCGCTCGGGGTGATCGCCTACGGCCTGCTGATCGGCGCCGCCGTCCTGACCGCCGTGGCCCGTCCCTGGTCCATGGACTGGTCCGTGCTGACCGGCAGCGCGGAGATGAACGGCACCCCGGTCGCCGCCGCCGTGCTGCTGGGCTGGATCGTCCTCGTCGCCACCGTCGTCGCCTATGTCACCGGGGTGGTGTCGGTGCGCCGGCTCTCGCCGCAGGTCGCCGGTGTCGTGGCCTGTCTGGAGGCGGTCATCGCCACCGTCCTCGCCTGGGTCCTGCTCGGCGAGCATCTCTCGGCGCCGCAGATCGTGGGCGGAGCCGTCGTCCTGACCGGCGCCTTCATCGCCCAGTCCTCGGCGCCGTCCAAGGGCACCGGTACACCGGTCGCGGCCGGCGGTCCGGAACGGGAGTTGTCCGTGCCGGGAACCACCGCATAG
- a CDS encoding Clp protease N-terminal domain-containing protein: protein MQPRIPRQQAQELQEQGAHRAESDVRLSPELAAVVAGARRRAVRDGDRQIDTAHLLHSLLESDADVRALFGEGPRIARLLGYLVQRSIGYGLRWQGAVEDSGGVPVVTEAGGLSPLAAGCMEHAHGRAARHGGHPAGVTDLLAAIVVDPRSRAVEVLERAGIDPHELFARLEASSSR from the coding sequence GTGCAACCCCGTATCCCCCGGCAGCAGGCCCAGGAGCTCCAGGAGCAGGGCGCCCACCGCGCGGAGAGCGATGTCAGGCTCAGTCCCGAACTGGCGGCGGTGGTGGCCGGTGCCCGCCGCAGAGCCGTCCGGGACGGGGACCGGCAGATCGACACCGCCCATCTGCTGCACTCGCTCCTCGAGTCCGACGCCGACGTGCGCGCGCTCTTCGGCGAGGGCCCGCGGATCGCCCGGCTGCTCGGCTACCTGGTCCAGCGCAGCATCGGCTACGGCCTGCGCTGGCAGGGAGCCGTCGAGGACTCCGGCGGTGTCCCCGTGGTCACCGAGGCCGGGGGCCTCTCGCCGCTGGCCGCCGGCTGCATGGAGCACGCCCACGGGCGCGCCGCCCGCCACGGCGGTCATCCGGCCGGCGTCACGGACCTGCTCGCGGCGATCGTCGTGGACCCGCGGTCGCGCGCAGTGGAGGTGCTCGAGCGCGCCGGAATCGACCCCCATGAGCTGTTCGCCCGCCTCGAGGCGTCGTCCAGTCGGTGA
- a CDS encoding PadR family transcriptional regulator, which translates to MRTHGHEHGHGHGGPRGGRGDFDRLRAAFGPFGPGGPGGPGGPFGPGFGHGGPWGGRGRGGPRGRARRGDVRASILALLKDRPMHGYEMIQEIAERSGGAWKPSPGSVYPTLQLLEDEGLIVSASEGGKKLFSLTDGGRAAAEEGPEAPWEEASRGVDWEALGEIRQAGFGLMEAFGQVWKTGSKEQREKALAVINESRRKLYLILADED; encoded by the coding sequence ATGCGTACCCACGGTCACGAGCATGGACACGGTCACGGCGGCCCGCGCGGCGGACGTGGCGACTTCGACCGGCTGCGCGCCGCCTTCGGCCCCTTCGGGCCGGGAGGGCCCGGCGGCCCCGGCGGCCCCTTCGGCCCCGGCTTCGGGCACGGCGGCCCCTGGGGCGGACGGGGGCGCGGAGGGCCCAGGGGAAGGGCGCGGCGCGGTGACGTGCGGGCATCGATCCTGGCCCTGCTGAAGGACCGTCCGATGCACGGCTACGAGATGATCCAGGAGATCGCCGAGCGCAGCGGCGGGGCGTGGAAGCCCAGCCCCGGCTCGGTGTACCCCACCCTGCAACTGCTGGAGGACGAGGGGCTGATCGTCAGCGCGTCCGAGGGCGGCAAGAAGTTGTTCTCCCTCACCGACGGCGGCCGCGCCGCCGCCGAGGAGGGCCCCGAGGCGCCCTGGGAGGAGGCCTCGCGCGGGGTCGACTGGGAGGCGCTGGGCGAGATCCGGCAGGCCGGCTTCGGCCTGATGGAGGCCTTCGGGCAGGTCTGGAAGACGGGCAGCAAGGAGCAGCGGGAGAAGGCTCTGGCGGTCATCAACGAGAGCCGCAGGAAGCTGTACCTGATCCTCGCCGACGAGGACTGA
- a CDS encoding PhzF family phenazine biosynthesis protein, producing the protein MRIRIVDAFTDRPFAGNPAGVLLLDAFPDDPWLQNVALEVNHAETAFAHPLPAGGEADWALRWFTPATEVAMCGHATLATAHVLHTTGAHRGPVRFATRSGVLTATPGEDGTLTLDFPTARLTAVDVPEGVAEALGARPLAAFDTGPDIGDLLVEVADERTVHALRPDHKALTTHSERGIIATARAENPALGYDFVSRCFFPNVGIDEDPVTGSAHTALAPYWAERLGRTTLTGLQASPRSGRVRTEVLGGRTLLSGRAVTVIEGELLV; encoded by the coding sequence ATGCGGATTCGAATCGTCGACGCCTTCACCGACCGGCCCTTCGCCGGCAACCCCGCCGGAGTGCTGCTGCTTGACGCCTTTCCGGACGACCCCTGGCTCCAGAACGTCGCCCTGGAGGTCAACCACGCCGAAACGGCCTTCGCCCACCCGCTCCCCGCGGGCGGCGAGGCGGACTGGGCGCTGCGCTGGTTCACCCCGGCCACCGAGGTCGCCATGTGCGGCCACGCGACGCTGGCCACCGCGCACGTCCTGCACACCACCGGGGCACACCGGGGCCCGGTGCGGTTCGCCACCCGCAGCGGCGTACTGACCGCCACCCCCGGTGAGGACGGCACCCTCACGCTGGACTTCCCCACCGCCCGGCTCACCGCCGTCGATGTCCCGGAGGGCGTCGCCGAGGCGCTGGGCGCGCGGCCGCTCGCGGCGTTCGACACCGGCCCGGACATCGGGGACCTGCTCGTCGAGGTCGCCGACGAGCGGACCGTGCACGCCCTGCGGCCCGACCACAAGGCCCTGACCACCCACTCCGAGCGCGGCATCATCGCCACCGCCCGCGCCGAGAACCCGGCCCTCGGCTACGACTTCGTCTCCCGCTGCTTCTTCCCGAACGTCGGCATCGACGAGGACCCGGTCACCGGGAGCGCGCACACCGCGCTCGCCCCGTACTGGGCCGAGCGCCTCGGCCGCACCACGCTCACCGGCCTCCAGGCCTCACCCCGGTCCGGCCGCGTCCGCACCGAGGTGCTCGGCGGGCGCACCCTGCTGAGCGGACGGGCCGTGACGGTCATCGAGGGCGAGCTGCTGGTCTGA
- a CDS encoding CPBP family intramembrane glutamic endopeptidase: protein MQAEAGPEADYCPGRRPSRTTLRNETLLVLALSLGASGVSALISFVGSVTKPGGLKDQAATLNASAAPGRPWLDLAWQLFGITTALVPVALVAHFLLREGAGLRTLGFDRTRPWTDLGRGAAVAAVIGSSGIAFYLAARGVGFNLTVVPEALPDVWWKFPVLILSALQNSIVEEVIVVGYLLRRLDQLGWTPGAALAGSSVLRGSYHLYQGIGGFIGNMVMGVVFVLLYRRWGRVGPLVVAHTLLDIGAFVGYALLAGKVGWLPTA from the coding sequence GTGCAGGCGGAGGCGGGCCCGGAGGCCGATTACTGTCCTGGGCGGAGGCCCTCGCGGACGACGCTCCGCAACGAGACGCTGCTGGTGCTGGCGCTCTCGCTGGGCGCCAGCGGGGTCTCGGCCCTGATCAGCTTCGTCGGCTCGGTCACGAAACCGGGCGGGCTGAAGGACCAGGCGGCCACGCTCAACGCCTCGGCCGCGCCGGGCCGGCCCTGGCTGGACCTGGCCTGGCAGCTCTTCGGCATCACCACGGCGCTGGTGCCGGTCGCGCTCGTGGCGCACTTCCTGCTGCGTGAGGGCGCGGGTCTGCGCACCCTCGGCTTCGACCGCACCCGCCCCTGGACCGACCTCGGCCGCGGCGCGGCGGTCGCGGCGGTCATCGGCAGCAGCGGCATCGCCTTCTACCTGGCCGCGCGCGGCGTCGGCTTCAACCTCACCGTGGTGCCGGAGGCGCTTCCGGACGTGTGGTGGAAGTTCCCCGTACTGATCCTCTCGGCGCTACAGAACTCGATCGTCGAGGAGGTCATCGTCGTCGGCTATCTGCTGCGGCGGCTGGACCAGCTGGGCTGGACCCCGGGCGCCGCGCTCGCGGGCAGTTCGGTGCTGCGCGGCTCGTACCACCTCTACCAGGGCATCGGCGGCTTCATCGGGAACATGGTGATGGGCGTGGTGTTCGTCCTCCTGTACCGGCGCTGGGGCCGGGTCGGGCCGCTGGTGGTCGCGCACACGCTGCTCGACATCGGGGCGTTCGTGGGATACGCGCTGCTGGCCGGCAAGGTCGGCTGGCTGCCGACGGCGTGA